The Nitrosomonas sp. genomic sequence TCGGCCCCGTCACCAGCAGCATGCCGTAGGGCTCGGAACTAAGACGGCGAATACTGGCTATGGCCGCACTATCGAAACCAAGCTGATTGAGCGTTAAGCCATCGACATGATCAGTCAACGCTTGCCGGTCGAGTATCCGCAGCACAGCATCTTCACCAAAAATACTGGGCATAATGGAGACGCGAAAATCAATCTCCCGCCCCTGGATCTTGACCTTGAAGCGACCATCCTGGGGAATGCGGCGCTCGGCAATATCGAGATCGGACATAACCTTGATACGCGAAATAACCTGCTCAGCGAGGTCCGCACCCTGCATCACGCCAATCGTTGACAGGACACCATCAATACGATATTTGATCGACAGCGCACCCGGCGCGGTTTCAAGATGAATATCACTGGCCTGGGATTTATGCGCATCATACAAGGTGGACTGCACCAGCCGTACAACCTGACTGGTTCCTTCATGGATGGTTTTGAGGGACAGCTCCTCAATACCCGCATGCAGCAGGTTTTCCTGTGAAGCAGGCAGAACGTTGTCCATTGCCCGCATGCTGGCTTCCTGCTGAGTAAAAAAAGCGGTCAGATCAGCTGGATGCACCAGATACCATAATGCGTCCACCGAGATGAATTCTTCTGCCCACGCGCGCAGCCCCGGACGAAACGGATCACTGACTGCCAGCAAGCAGATCGAATCTTTTTGTAGTAACACGCATTCCTGTTTAACCGCCTGGGCAAAAGGCAGCAGGTCAAAAGCCGGTATTGCCGAGTGCAAATCCTGCATTGCCAGCACCGGCATATGCAACATCTTGCCAAGTGCGGCAGTCAGCTCTTCGGGCGTGCCGGAAAACTCTTCTTCCAGCGCCTTGACCAACGAAATTCCACGAGAAATAGATTGTTCGCGTGCCAGCGTAATCTGATGAGAGTTAATAACCGGAGCGGCTGGGAGAATAGTGTCTGTCTGAATCAATTGATACTGCCTGCCAGCTCAAAAATAGGAAGATACATCAGAATAATAATGCCACCAATAACGGTTCCAATCACCGCCATCAGCAATGGCTCGATCAGTTTAGTTGTCCATTCGACCCAACGGTTAATTTCTTCATCATGAAAATTGCCAATACGTTCCATCATGTCGCCCATCATGCCGGTGCGCTCCCCGACACGCAACATGCGACTGCCAACCGCAGTCGTTAATTCGGCGCTTTGCATCGCCTCGGAAATGGTTTTACCTTCCCGTATCAGGGTCGCGGCAATCTTCACCCTCGGTCGAAAATGCGGCTGTAAAAGATTGCTGACCATTTCCAGCGCCTGCGTAACCGGAATACCACCACGCAGTAACATACCCAGTGTTTTGTAGAAGCGTGCAAGTTGATATACCCGCATTCTTTCACCAACAGCAGGAATTCGCCATAACGCCTGTAGCAGCCTTGCCCGAACCTGCGGCTGGGAGAACGTGTAGGCAATCGCCATCAGTATTGCTATGGCGATAACCGCCAGCACCCAGCCATTTTCCTGTACAAGATGTCCCCATTGAATCAAAAGCATCGACATCCAGGGCAAATCCGTACCAATGTCCTCATAGATTGCGCTGAATTTGGGTACGACAAATACCAGCAAAAAAACGGCCACCAGTAAACCCAGCACCAGGAGCAGTACCGGATAAATCGATGCTCCCACTAATTTTTTGCGCACCAGATCCATTTGAGACTGATAGACCAGATAACGTGTCAGCGCTTCGGCAAGATCACCCGTGCGCTCACTTGCTCGCACCGTGGCAACATACAACGCTGGAAATGCCTGTGGATGAAATTCCAGTACACGCGAAAATGTCATCCCTTCGTATAGGCGCGTCAGCAGATTACGCAGCAGTTCGCGCACCGCGTTATCTTCTTCTTTTTCAGCCAGTGTCTCGATACTTTCTACCAGGCTCAATCCCGCGCTCAGTAACGCGAGTAATTCCTGCGAGAAGTTGGGTAAGGGAAAACGGGCATTGGAGAAACGCGGCAATAATTCCGAGAAATTTCGCCGCACACTGAGCACCATTCCGCCCTGAGCGCTGATCTTCTCACGCACCTCAGCTTCGCTGCCCGCTTCCAGCTCAAGCGATACCGTTCCCTGTTTGACCAGCAATGCCTTGACCTGATAACGCATAATTATTGGTGATGAGATTTAACCGTTACCAATTGGATATATCTGCATTCTCTTCCGTTCCACCCGGCTGTCCATCCTTACCAAAGGAGAACAAATCAAAATCACTCCGTTCTCCCGGATATTTATATTGATAAGGATTGTTCCACGGATCCGCAGGCAGGCGCTTGCTCAAATAGGGCCCCTGCCACCTGGGTTCATTTCCGGGATTGGCGAGCAAGGCATTCAAGCCCTGTTCGGTACTTGGGTAATGCCCGACATCCAACCGGTATTGATGCAGCGCTTTTTCCAGGGAATCAATCTGAGCCTGCGCCATTTTGACTTCCGACTTACCCACCTGTGAAAAATATTTGGGGCCGACATAAGCAGCCAACAGCCCAATAATGACCATCACTACCAGTAATTCCAGCAAAGTAAATCCACGTATACTAGTCATGCGTGGCAATACGCAAACATGCTTCATATCTTAATGACCTTTGATTTTGAAATTGAATAACCGGACAATTCTTTGCAGGCTCGTACACAGTTAGGTATCGTGCTACGCAAGAATCACAGCAACAAATCTTGCTGGCGTGAATGACAACAACAATCGTAACAGATTTTTTTTACGTTTAACCAGATGCAAATAGTAGAGCTGCGCCCCATCCAGGTCAAGCGGAAATTAGAACTCAAGGATATCGAACAAAACCTGTATCTCACCACCGCGCTTCTTGGCCTGATTCACAAGCCTACTTGCCCCTAAAGTCACCAGACAAACTTGAAGCCTATCAGGATAGTATTACATTTATGAGACTAAAGTTCACGAAAATGCAGGGTTTAGGCAATGATTTTATTATTATCGATAATATTCATCAGACGTTTGCACCGGATGCAGGACAAATTCGCCACTTATCAGACCGTCACTTTGGCATCGGTTTTGACCAGCTGTTATTGGTGGAAAAAGCCAGGGGAGATGCCGATTTTCGTTATCGCATATTCAACGCAAATGGCGAAGAAGTTGAGCAATGCGGCAATGGCGCACGCTGCTTTGTCCGTTTTGTACATGAACAGGGGTTAACTGATAAAAAGACTATCCGGGTCGAGACACTTCAGGGAATCATTACCCCCACACTGGGAACAGATGGTGATATATCGGTCAACATGGGTACTCCCTGCTTTGAACCGGCGGATATCCCCTTTCAAGCAAGCCATCGCGCACTCACTTATCCATTGATTTTAAACGGCAAGCAGATCGAGATCTGCGCGGTATCCATGGGCAATCCCCATGCTGTACAGATCGTACCCGATATCGAACAGGCACCGGTTACCCGTGAAGGGCCATTGATCGCTACCCACCCCTGTTTTCCCAAAGGAGTCAATGCCGGTTTTATGCAAATCATTGATCGCTCACATATTAAGCTACGGGTTTTTGAGCGTGGCGCAGGTGAAACCCTCGCCTGCGGCACGGGTGCTTGTGCTGCAACTGTTTGTGGCATTCTGCTGGGAAAACTGAATCACGATGTTCTAGTCAGGACATCAGGCGGCAATCTCCGTATCCGCTGGCAGGAAGGAGATCAACCCGTGTGGATGACGGGACCAGCAGAAACGGTATTTACCGGCGAAATCGAACTATAAGACAAGGGTGGGGGGTTCGCTATTCTCGGACAGCCCCCCCAGGAGCCGTGAAGAAAGCAGATTTCAAGCTGTCATTCCGTGATGGCGCAGTAATGCCTCAATATTCGGTTCACGCCCCCGGAAGGCAACAAAAGATTCCAGCGCAGGGCGACTGCCACCTACTGCGAGAATTTCATTCCAGAAACGCGCGCCGGTGTGCCGGTTAATGACCTGACCCGCACCATTTTCCTCAAACATACTGTAAGCATCTGCTGATAAAACCTCCGCCCATTTATAGCTGTAATAGCCAGCGGCATACCCCCCTGCAAAAATGTGCGCAAAACTGTTTGGAAAGCGGTTAAATTCAGGGGGAATAATGACCGCCACATGGCGGCGTATTTTATCCAGTTGCTGCAACACCGTCTGGCTGCCCTGTGGATCGAAATCGGTATGCAGATGCATATCAAACAGTGCAAATTCAATCTGGCGCAAGGTCTGCAGCCCACTCTGAAAATTTTTGGCGGCCAGCATTTTGTCGAATAACGCACGCGGTAGTGGCAATCCACTGTCCACATGCGCAGTCATATCTTGCAAGACATCCCACTCCCAGCAAAAATTTTCCATGAATTGACTGGGTAGTTCGACGGCATCCCATTCCACGCCATTGATACCGGATACGCCCAGCTCATCGACCTGAGTGAGCAAGTGATGCAGCCCATGGCCAAATTCATGAAAAAGGGTGATCACTTCATCATGGGTAAACAAGGCCGGACGCAAGTGACCACCCATCGTTACCGGAGCGGAGAAATTACAGGTGAGATAGGCGACGGGTGTTTGAATCTCAGAACGGCCAATTTCTGGTACTTCAATACAGCGGCGCGTGATGGCATCGTCCATCCAGGCGCCGCCGCGCTTTCCGGGACGAGCATAAAGATCAAGATAAAACTGCCCGATCATCTCTCCCTTACTGCCAACAATATCAAAAAACTTGACTGTCTCATGCCAGCGTTGCACCGACTGATCTGCTTCCTTAATACAAATCCCATAAAGCGACTCAACCAGCTTAAACATCCCTGGCAGCACCTTGTTTTCCGGAAAATACTGTTTGACTTCCTGATCAGAAAACGCATAGCACTCGATACGCAACTTTTCACTGACATAGGCAATATCCCAGGCTTCCAGCTCATTGAGCTTGAGCTTCTCCGCAGCAAACTGCTTGAGTTGGGCGAAATCTTTGACAGCATAAGGTTTCGCCTTGGCGGCCAGTTCATTGAGAAAGTCCAGCACCTGTTGTGGAGTTTGCGCCATTTTAGGAGCAAGCGAAACCTGTGCGTAACAGTCATAACCCAGCAACCGGGCTTCTTCTTGACGGAGTCGCAGAATCTGCTGAATCAATGGCATATTGTCGCGACTGGCTTCACCTTCATCCAGTGCTTCGAGTTCACTGGCGCGGGTAGCATAAGCGCGATACATCCGTTCGCGTAACTCCCGATTGTGCGCATACTGCATGACCGGCAAATAAGAAGGAGCATGAAGGGTAAATTTCCAGCCGGAAGTAGTCATTTCCGGATCATTCTGCGCCGCTTGTCTGGCTGCCTCCAGAACATCCTCCGGTATACCAGCGAGTTGCTCCTCGCATTCAACAAACAAAGAAAAAGTGTTGGTTGCATCGAGCAGATGGTCACTGAATCTGGCACTCAATGCCGATAATTCTTCCTGAATCTGCATCAATCTGGTTTTATCAGCAGACGGTAATTCCGCACCACCGAGGCGAAAATCACGCAGCTGGTTTTCGATAATTTTTTTGCGTGCCTGACTCAGGCCTTTGAATTCCGCGCTCTCGTGTATTTGCTTGAATTTAGAAAACAATACCGGATCCTGGGATATCTCAGCATAGTACTGGGTAATACGCGGCAAATTAGCATTATAAGTTTCACGCAGCTCGGGAGTATTCACTACGGCATTCAAATGTGCTATTTGTCCCCAGGCACGGGCCAGGCGTTCATTGACATCGACCATTGGTTGTATAAAGTCCGGCCAATCTGCTGGAGTAGCAGCCTTCCCGATTGTTTCCATTACCGAGCGACAATCGCGTAACAGTTCATCTATTGCCGGTGTGATATCTTCGTTGCGGATAGCCTCGAAACGGGGCAAGCCGGAAAAATCAAGTAGCGGGTTCCTCATAGATCGTCCAGTATTGAGTTAAGAATAATATTAAAAAAATGTCATGGATATTGCGATTTCAGGCACGGTAGACGGGATGTCCAGCAATAAAGGTGAACTTAACTTTTCCACACAGCTCCGTACCTATGAAGGGTGTATTTTTTCCCAGACTATTAAGCGTCTGTGGGGTAACTACCCAGTCACACTCAGGGTCAAACACGCACAAGTCTGCACGTTCGCCCGGAATCAAGCATCCACCCTCAATGCCTAGAATGCCGGCAGGACGGCTCGTGATACGTCCCAGCGCCTCAACCAGGGGCAGGCGTGCCTCACGTGCCCACTTGAGTGTCAGGGGTAGAAGCAGTTCCAGTCCGGTTGCACCCGGTTCAGCCTGGGCGAAAGGAACCAGTTTGGCATCATCATCCACCGGGGCATGATCCGAGCAGATCGCATCAATAGTCCCATCCAGCAAACCCGCACGCAATGCTTCCCGATCCTCAAAACTTCTGAGTGGCGGAATCAGATGGCAATTGGCATCAAAAAATCCGATATCCATATCAATGAGGTGAACGTGATGAATTGCGACATCACAAGTCAGGGGAAGCCCCTGCTGCCTGGCGGCACGCAGCATCGCTACCCCTGCCGCACTGGAAATACGGCAAAAATGAACACTGGCGTCCGTCTCTTTCATCAGTGCAAGTATATTAGCCAGTGCGATGGTCTCCGCAGTCACCGGGATGGCCGGCAATCCCAAACGGGTTGCCACTTCCCCTTCATGCGCCACACCATGATTAGCCAGATAGTGATCTTGCGGGCGCAACCACACCTTGAAGCCAAAGGTGGCAGCGTATTGCATCGCGCGCATCAACACATGCAGATTCGCAATTGGCGCATCCGCCTGGCTGAATGCGACACAACCCGCATCGTGCAACTCCGCCATTTCGGTTAGACGTTCACCCTTGAGTCCCTGCGTCAGAGCGCCCACCGGATAGACCTGTGCCCGGTCAAGATTCCGGGCACGATGTTTGAGCATTTCCACGAGTCCAGGCTCATCCAGCGGTGGATCGGTATCCGGCGGGCAGGCAAGACTGGTCACTCCCCCAGCAACCGCAGCTTCCTGCTCCGATTCAAGGGTGGCCATGTATTCCAGGCCAGGTTCGCGCAAGCGTGCCGCCAGATCCACCAGTCCCGGAATCACAATCAAACCTGTCGCATCGATTCTTTGGCATTCACCAAATCCGTCTGGCTGGCTACCTATTGCCGCAATTCTGCCATCCGCCAGAAAAAGATCACTCACCTGATCCATTCGGCTTTGAGGATCAATCAATCGCCCATTTTGAATGCAGATTTTCATGGTACTCAACTTTGAGAGCCGACAAGCATTGACATAACCGCCATACGTACCGCGATACCAAAATTCACCTGAGGCAGAATCACAGATTGCGCACCATCTGCAACATCGGAATCAATTTCGACACCTCGGTTCATGGGTCCGGGATGCATAACGATTGCATCAGCTTTTGCCAGCGCGAGTTTTTGAGGTGTCAGGCCGTAATATTTGAAATATTCTTCACTGCTCGGCAAATGTGCGGATTGCATGCGTTCATGCTGCAAGCGCAGCATCATCAATACATCCACATCTTTCAGTCCTTGCGACATATCGTGATAAACATGTACTCCAAGACGCTCAATTTTTGCCGGCAGCAGGGTTTTGGGTGCAATAACGCGAATCTCGGGCACGCCCAGGGTAGTTAATGCATGAATCTGGGAACGCGCCACCCGAGAGTGCAGTACGTCACCCACAATCGCAACACGCAGCGTATGGAAGTCCTGTTTATAGCGACGAATCGTAAACATATCCAGCAATGCCTGGGTGGGATGGGCATGCCAGCCATCACCGGCGTTGATGACATGAATTTCTGGCCGCACATGCCGGGCGATCAGATGCGCGGCGCCACTTAAATTGTGACGCACCACAAAAATATCGGCATGCATGGCGGCCAGATTATCGACGGTATCCAGCAGTGTCTCACCTTTGGTTTGCGAAGAGACCGCCATATTCAGATTGATCACATCGGCAGAAAGACGTTTAGCGGCAATTTCAAAGGTGGTACGGGTACGCGTGCTGGGTTCAAAAAACAGATTGAATACTGATTTGCCACGCAGCAGCGGAATTTTTTTGACATCTCGTTCAGTAACGCCCACAAACGATTCTGCGGTATCGAGTATCTGCTCCAAAATGGATGCAGACAATCCTTCCATGGTCAGCAGGTGCTGCAAGTCTCCATTGGAATTTAACTGTGGATGTCTGCTCATAAGCCAGCGTTATTTATGATGCGACATCCAGTCATGCTTCACTTTCTATATCAGACAGATGCAATTCCAGACTCAACCTCTCATTCTCATTCTGTTTGAGTTCCAGCATACTGTTTTCAGGCAGAACCAACTCTGTTCCGGTGTACTGTGGATTAATCGGCAGCTCTCGCCCGCCGCGATCCACCAGTACCGCCAGATGAATACAGGCAGGACGACCGTAGTCGAATAACTCGTTTACTGCAGCACGCACCGTCCTGCCCGTGAAAAGTACATCATCCACCAGCAGAATTTTGCTGTTTTCCACATCAAAAGGAAGCTCGGAGGGTCTGACCTGCGGATGCAGGCCGATTTTGCTGTAATCATCCCGATAAAAGGAAATATCCAGCACCCCGATTGGTGCAGACAACTGTAATGCATCATGAATACGCCGGGCAAGCCAGACGCCTCCGGTATGAATGCCAACGATTACAGTATCAGTCGCAATAACGAGTCGTAAACGCTCAATCAGTCCGGCCAGCAGTTGTTCAGCGTCAGGTAGAAGCATCAAGTGAGTCAAAAAAGGATTGAAGAATATGTTGTGCCGCAACCTGATCGATCATGGTGCGCTGCTTACGCCCTATTATACCCGCCTCTCTTAAGGCAGATTGCGCTGTAACAGTTGTATAGCGTTCATCGACCATAACAACCGGCAGTTTAAAACGCCCTTGCAGCCGCCTGGAAAAACGTTCGCATAGTAGCGTTAATGATTGTTCGGTGCCATCCGCATGTACTGACAATCCGACAACCAGCAACACGGGGCGCCACTCCTCGATCAATCTGGCGATGGCATCAAAGCGCACTTTGGTCACGACTGCATCAATTGTAGCCAAAGGATGCGCCAGCCGCAGTTCATCTTCCCCAATTGCCACCCCAACACGCCGTTCACCAAAATCAAAAGCCAGCACAGTACCAGATGAACACACGCTATTCAGATACTCCAGCCGTCCGCTTGCCTGTTTTGACTCAGATATGAAATATTATGCATGGCCCACCTGATGGGATAAATGACAATAATCGATACCCAGGAGCTCCATTGCGGCTGGCAATCTTTTTTCGGACGGCATCTCAAATAAAATTTCTGCTGAAGCGGGTACGGTCAACCAGGCATTTTGTGCAAGTTCCTGTTCGAGCTGTCCGGCAGCCCAGCCCGCATAACCCAGTGTCACCAGCATTTTATCCGGTCCCTGATGATGGGCAGCCGCCTGCAAAATATCAATCGATGCAGTCAACCCGGTCGTTGCATTGGTTGTAAGGGTAGATTGCCATAATCCTACGGGCTGATGCAGCACAAAGCCCCCATCGACCTGCACTGGCCCCCCTACCAGAACCGGCAGTGAGCCTGCCCTTAACTCTCCCGGGGAAATACCCAAATGCTGCAAAAGTTTCTCGACTGAAATATCAGTTGGGCGATTAACAACCAATCCCAGCGCACCCTCCTCATCATGCTCACAAACGTAGATCAGCGTTTTGGCAAAGAATGAATTTTCAAGGCTTGGCATGGCTATCAGAAAATGATCAGTTAGATTGACGTTTTCCATTGCAATCCTTCCTTCAGAAAAAACGTTTTATTAAAGCGCGCATTAGACCCAATAGGCGGTATGCGTCATGACTTTAGCACTTAGCTTCATCGTAAATTTGACGGGTAAAGGCAACTCCCCTCCACCATACGTAACAGCCATGCTGGCATGGCTAGCCTCGTCAATTTTCATTTGCGCGACAATTGCGCGACTGCGCTCATCCTGATAAGGCAGCCGCTCCAAATGACCCGCCAGATGCGCCTCAACCTGGCGCTCCGTTTCCGCCAGAAAACCCAAATTCCATTTATCACCCAGCGCACCTGCAATCAGCCCAAGCATGAATGATCCACCATACCAGACAGGATTCAACAAACTCTTACGTCCACCCAGTTCGGCAATACGTCGCTCTGTCCACGCCAGGTGCTCGGTCTCTTCCCGCGCAGCATGATTTAACGCCTCTTGAATGCGTTCATTACGGGCAGTAAGGGCTTGCCCCTGGTAAAGTGCCTGAGCACATATTTCGCCCACATGATTGATCCGCATCAATGCTGCAGATTGCCTTTTCTCATATGCACTTAATTCATTTTCTGGCAGATGCCCCCCTGGAACCGGCCGCAATGTGTTCGCCGGCACTAACAGTGTGCGCAGCGCATTATCAAATCCCACAATCAATTTGTCTATCTGCAGCATAGCCGCTCCCCCTGTTTAGTATCCATTTTGACCTGAATACCCGTTATCTGATTCATCATTGTAAACATATTTGACGAGCAAGCAATGTCACTGGATGCAAGACTTCCATATTTATCCCTTTTTTTAGCAGACCATTACCCATATGTAACGCACAACCGATATTTGCCGTCACCAGATAATCGGCTCCCGCTGTGCGCAAAGCACTCACTTTGTCCTCAAGCAAGGCCTCGGCAAATTCAGGTTGATCCAGAAAATAGGTGCCTGCCGCGCCACAGCATTGATCATTGCCTTCCAGAGGCCGCACCTCAAGCTCAGGAATCAGTGCCAACAAGGAATAATTCAGGTCAGCCGCACGCAATACATTACGTAGTGTACAAGGCTCATGCACCCAAACCTTTTTCCGCAGGGGGGCAAACTTAAAGCCATCCCAATTCTGCTGCACAAGAAACTGACTGATATCCAGCACGGGCACAGGCGAGCCGTCCACCCTGCCCGGTTTCGTGTGCTCCAGCAATTGCACACCACAGCCGGAAGCCGTGCTAACAATCGCCTGAACATCCAGGCCGGAAAAAGCCTGCTGGTTACACTCAGCAAAATTGGCAGCCTCCTCCACACGCCCACTGTGTTGATGTAACGCACCACAGCAGGTCTGCGTCTTTGGCACATGCACGGCGTAACCCAATTGAGTCAACAGCTTTATCGCTGAAAGCAGCGTTTCTGAATCGCTTATCCGCGCCACACAACCCAGAAACAATCCAACCTCACCACGGCATGCTCCCTTAGCAGAATAGTACTGCTGCCACCGATGCCCTGGCAAATTTCGAGCCGTCAAACACCATTGTGCTTGCAGCAGTGCATGGTGGCTAAAAAATTTTGAACGCAATAATCTGGCTAGCAGACCACTTTTAACCAGCAGGCGCACCCACGGGCGCAAAGCATCAAAACGGGATGGCCTGGCAATCCATTGCCGCTCCATGAAAGACCGCAGCCCGTCCTTGGCCTTGCTTGGAATCGGCTGGCTTGCTGCAGGTGTTTCAACAATATCCCCACTTTGAGATATTTGTTTGTGCCGAATCATCACACGCGCGGAATCAATCAGTTGGCCATAAGCCACCTGACTCGGACACACAGATTCACAAGCACGGCAAGTCAGACAC encodes the following:
- a CDS encoding (Fe-S)-binding protein, which gives rise to MVQPLTDSIQNTIQAALLAEADRCVACGLCLPHCPTYRLTLSEADSPRGRIALMSGVATDRIPMNDRFIQHMDRCLTCRACESVCPSQVAYGQLIDSARVMIRHKQISQSGDIVETPAASQPIPSKAKDGLRSFMERQWIARPSRFDALRPWVRLLVKSGLLARLLRSKFFSHHALLQAQWCLTARNLPGHRWQQYYSAKGACRGEVGLFLGCVARISDSETLLSAIKLLTQLGYAVHVPKTQTCCGALHQHSGRVEEAANFAECNQQAFSGLDVQAIVSTASGCGVQLLEHTKPGRVDGSPVPVLDISQFLVQQNWDGFKFAPLRKKVWVHEPCTLRNVLRAADLNYSLLALIPELEVRPLEGNDQCCGAAGTYFLDQPEFAEALLEDKVSALRTAGADYLVTANIGCALHMGNGLLKKGINMEVLHPVTLLARQICLQ